Proteins encoded in a region of the Nostoc sp. UHCC 0926 genome:
- a CDS encoding non-ribosomal peptide synthetase: MSLKDKIEDIFPLTPLQQGLLFHSLYERESAVYFEQLNCRLEGNISVDTVNQAWQILIDRHGILRTAIVTKGQAEPVQVVFRNIVFKVAENDWRSLSTSAQDKRLLEFLEEDRRKGFALNRSPLLRVILIRLDEQSWQFVCSYHHLLLDGWSMPLLMREFFLLHKAACEGVKISLPPVRPYSDFLAWLKQKSSHEGEAFWRQELSGLQQTTSLGLKSAKFGQEADIADDQTKQRTLSQEIYTQLLAYARQNQVTLNTLVQAAWSILLSRYSSCDEVVFGITVSGRPPELPGSGEIIGLFINTLPLRVKLDAASSLKHWLQELRDRTSQINQYSFSSLVNIQGWSDIPRGQPLFESIVIYENYPVEESLRQNQGEISVRSIETLEKTHYPVTLYALPSEDLTLKVAFQKHVASDEERQQLIDRLVQILERFADRPEFIGDIGLLSKTEESNFYKRACGESKQHTTATVQELFSQQVTLTPDAPAVLSGTNWLTYEELERKSNQFAHVLRELGVTRETLVAVCLERHAGLPIALLGILKAGAAYVPLDPAFPRDRLDFMLADSGAALIVTENTIVSQIPQTSAKVLLLDKEAQSLSQQPDTALPAIAGNQHLAYVIYTSGSTGRPKGVQISHAALVNFLLSFKEKPGLSAADTLVAVTTLCFDISILELFLPLIGGARLIVADQQTARDGSKLAQLLKRSQATVMQATPTTWRLLLAAGWRPNNAFRAFCGGEAMPVDLAASLLNNGVELWNFYGPTETTIWSAVNLVKQAESALSIGQGIANTSVYILDKAGHPLPKGLVGELFIGGNGLARNYRRKPSLTALAFVPNPFSQEPGERLYRTGDLARFLSNGEIEFLGRSDFQTKIRGFRIEIKEIEVAISEFPSVQQKIVVVDSGEDNEKQLVAYIVCAPGTKPTIEALRNHLQQRLPDYMVPSQFVFLDKFPLTLNGKIDRKALPKAEINRENLQLAFVSPQTPEEQILAKIWQKVLRVDRVGRFDNYFVLGGDSIRSIHVCSLADEANFKLTLEQVFSHPVLADLAASMQAETKKVAHKVIQEKPFALIALEDREKLQDVAQDAYPLAQLQAGMLFHSDFDEGAKTYNDLFSFRIRIPFDLNIWQQAYTQMFDRYPILRTAFDLGKFSQPLQVILKEVPTQILFEDLTSLPESKQENYLNSFIDKERGNGFDWSKAPLMRFYIHLLDRNIVQATFALHHAIVDGWSLTNFITEFTGLYLHLIGAKVPVPQAPPALQYSRFIALEQKALTDDSQRLFWQKQLQEIPFTQVPRLNGAVSQNAPRRMAKIDTKLPTEISQSLKAVSKQLGVPLRTVLLAVHMRLLAYCSGEKEVVTGLVSNGRPTELDGDRVLGLFLNTLPFRLKLPRGSWVNLIQETFSAEQAIMPNRRFPFAEIQRMHGNQPLYESSFNFVHFHVYKGLLGLRDVELIQAQSFAETNIPFSVSWSEEVDSPDLVFNITYDSNDFNGEQATAYANYCVQMCAALATNPQGNFAGYEDVGVLTSCTQLNITPSLVAEMELEGGVPGLVHEIFEQQAANSPNSPAVTSDSETWTSHKLNQKANQLARILRSRQIGADKPVGICLERSLLMVVAILAVLKAGGCYVPIDPDYPPARIQGMIEDAKASIILTRSDLGDNLFDNSSAQLVFLDHYSESIAAQSSENLEIPILGEHLAYIIFTSGSTGRAKGIAISHQAIAHHMAWFLDIFAVNSSDTIFQKTPFSFDASVWEFWAALMSGAKLVIAKPGGHQDNAYLVETIKLENVTILQVVPTLLEVLVAEPGLSECSSLRLVFAGGEALKKRVWDEFNGTLSIPLINLYGPAETTIDTAFHRCRERENTVTIPLGNPVPDTSLYILDSDRLPVPIGTPGESFIAGPQLARGYWEQPKLTAEYFLPDPFSSNPGSRMYRTGDRARYLMDGKIEFLGRLDTQLKIRGFRIETSEIVKILESHPWVVRAVTKAISSPDKPTRLVAYVECKASPENWQEILRSQVRNALPEYMIPSLFVSLDSFPLLPNGKINLNALPDPQSEETAVRRNYVAPRNDTENILKNIWQEVLHVSNVGIEDDFFELGGDSILCLQIIAKARAVGIHFTPRDLFNHLCIAELTTCVNISQAKPAASLIPVVGEIPLTTMQQWFFQQSLPHPEHWNQAILLDLKQKFATGQVRTALVQIAESHQAFSLRFRKTTKGWTQQLVDDANILGFDVVNLTNQSSEELSERLQTTASEFQAKLDLESGPLFRAVYFQTDENTTDKLLLIIHHLIVDGVSWRIILQDLAISLTAPLAKQENLSASFPQWAMQLNFLKQNSLWEQHLPFWEMQQVESPTLPLDFPEELQNNKENSAAQIECNFSNSETESLLYELPRTRKARIQEVLLAVLQDAVTEWTGESKMVVALESHGRENQFTEVDVFNSVGWFTSIFPFKLEKRTDDLLENLQTVKEQLRKLPDNGFSYGILRQKPELTPILPKIPAGIVFNYLGQFDDNFPEAAPFVPSSADSGISRNLEGMRPFQLEVTGLIVNSQLHIRFVYSKALHREETIRHLADSFYTGFVKLLAESRSKPQNWTPADFPLAAVNNEQLSMALAGTSGVEDIYPLAPVQEGMLFHANYESENGVYLQQVTGEIQGDIDTAVFHKAWEHCINRHPSLRASFVLRDLPQPLQRIHQSVNLPFVWENWSELTTDQATIKWTELLEKDRRQGFSLETVPLMRLTLVKLEEQKWRFLWTHHHLILDGWSLPLVLGDVITSYNAEKQGLQPNLPRPPVYRDFITWLRKTESTAAESFWRRELNGLHQATTLGFKSAKSSDYQTLQTTLGKQTYSQLVAFARENQVTLSTLVQAAWSILLSRYSFSNEVIFGVTVSGRPPDLANSAEMVGLFINTLPLRVRLDAATPLKNWLQYLRDRTSEINQYSSSRLVDIQGWSEVPRGQPLFESIVIYENYPVEASLRQNAGELAVHSVQCLEKNHYPLSLYALPSTEDLTLSIAFQNNVGDEQQRQQLIQQLAQILRRFALEQPQFVGEIGLLSKTEERDLSTKAFFQSKVYPFAPVQELFSQQAAVTPDAPAVLSATKSLTYAELESKSNQIAQALLQLGVTKETLVAVCLERHAGLLVALLGILKAGAAYVPLDPSFPLERLDFMLADSRAAVIITEDTLVTKISTTSAIVLLLDECGNPAFQERVGRGLMPDVSVTISQKPDLPNSKSSSQDLAYIIYTSGSTGKPKGVQISHGALTNLLLSFCDRPGLAATDTLVAVTTLSFDISMLELFLPLIAGARLVVADRETVQDGFKLGELLNKTQATVMQATPSTWRLLLAAGWQPKASFRALCGGEAMPVDLAASLLENKIELWNVYGPTETTIWSAVNLVKQPEDALSIGCGIANTSMYILDRALNLVPRGVIGELYIGGAGLARGYRGRPDLTADRFIPNFFSQEPGERLYCTGDLARFLPNGEIEFLGRLDDQVKIRGYRIELGDIETVLENHRSIAQAIVQPFGDGLNKKLVAYLVAKSDVEKPTPETLRAYVLEKLPDYMVPGAWVLLDAMPLTLNNKVDRRALPAPSQLRSEVDYIAPRNAIESALAEIWQEMMHISRVGVKNNFFDLGGHSLVAAQIHARMRKAFSIELSLRELFDALTIEKTALLLIAKETSPGRTEKIALAFLRMKQMTPEEKAILLQTKRTKS; the protein is encoded by the coding sequence ATGAGCCTCAAGGACAAAATTGAAGACATTTTCCCCTTAACCCCTCTACAACAAGGTCTTCTATTTCATTCTCTCTACGAAAGAGAATCAGCTGTTTATTTTGAGCAGTTAAATTGCCGTCTTGAAGGTAATATCTCTGTAGATACAGTGAATCAAGCATGGCAGATTCTTATTGACCGTCATGGAATTTTACGCACTGCTATTGTTACCAAAGGACAAGCCGAACCAGTACAAGTAGTCTTTCGCAATATTGTTTTCAAAGTTGCTGAAAATGATTGGCGGAGTTTGAGTACGTCAGCACAAGATAAACGTCTGCTGGAATTTCTTGAAGAAGACCGACGCAAAGGATTTGCTCTCAATCGTTCTCCTTTACTGAGGGTAATATTGATTCGCCTTGATGAACAATCTTGGCAATTTGTATGCAGTTACCATCATTTATTGCTTGATGGTTGGTCGATGCCCCTGCTGATGCGTGAGTTCTTTCTTTTACATAAAGCTGCTTGCGAAGGTGTAAAAATATCACTCCCACCAGTTCGTCCATACAGCGACTTTCTTGCTTGGTTAAAACAAAAAAGTTCTCATGAGGGAGAAGCTTTTTGGCGTCAAGAACTCAGCGGTTTGCAGCAAACAACCAGCCTGGGACTAAAGTCTGCTAAATTCGGACAAGAGGCTGACATTGCTGATGACCAGACCAAGCAAAGAACTCTCAGCCAAGAAATTTATACGCAACTTCTCGCGTATGCTCGTCAAAATCAAGTAACACTCAATACCTTAGTCCAAGCGGCTTGGAGCATCCTTTTAAGTCGGTATAGCAGCTGCGATGAAGTTGTTTTCGGAATCACCGTATCAGGTCGTCCGCCTGAATTACCAGGTTCTGGGGAGATAATTGGTTTATTTATTAACACACTCCCCTTGCGTGTGAAATTAGATGCTGCTTCTAGCTTGAAGCATTGGTTGCAGGAACTGCGCGATCGCACCTCGCAAATCAATCAATATTCCTTCAGTAGTTTGGTAAATATTCAAGGGTGGAGTGACATTCCCAGAGGACAGCCGTTGTTTGAATCGATCGTTATTTACGAGAATTACCCAGTAGAAGAAAGTCTGCGTCAAAATCAAGGCGAAATTTCGGTTCGTTCGATTGAGACTCTGGAAAAAACCCATTATCCTGTCACCCTTTATGCGTTACCCAGTGAAGATTTGACGCTTAAAGTTGCTTTCCAAAAGCATGTTGCTAGTGACGAAGAACGCCAACAACTGATTGATCGACTGGTGCAAATTCTGGAAAGATTTGCTGATCGCCCAGAGTTTATTGGTGATATCGGATTGTTGAGCAAAACCGAAGAAAGCAATTTTTACAAGCGAGCCTGCGGTGAGAGCAAACAGCATACAACAGCCACAGTACAGGAATTATTTAGCCAGCAAGTTACTCTGACTCCCGATGCACCTGCGGTTCTCTCAGGTACAAATTGGCTCACCTACGAGGAATTGGAACGCAAATCTAACCAATTTGCCCATGTACTGCGCGAACTTGGAGTCACTAGGGAAACATTGGTTGCAGTATGCCTGGAGCGCCACGCTGGGTTGCCGATCGCGCTTTTAGGTATTCTCAAAGCTGGCGCTGCTTACGTGCCATTAGACCCTGCTTTCCCGCGCGATCGCCTTGATTTTATGCTTGCGGATAGCGGTGCAGCGCTGATTGTTACAGAGAATACAATTGTTTCTCAAATTCCCCAAACATCTGCAAAAGTTCTGTTGCTGGACAAAGAAGCTCAAAGCTTATCGCAACAGCCAGATACAGCGTTACCTGCCATTGCCGGCAATCAGCACTTGGCTTATGTGATTTATACTTCCGGTTCCACGGGACGACCCAAGGGAGTACAAATATCACATGCGGCTCTAGTGAATTTTCTTTTGAGTTTCAAGGAGAAACCGGGACTTTCGGCTGCTGATACCCTTGTTGCAGTTACCACCTTATGCTTTGACATTTCTATCTTGGAGTTATTCCTGCCGTTGATTGGGGGAGCGCGGTTAATTGTGGCAGACCAGCAAACAGCACGGGATGGATCGAAGTTAGCGCAATTGCTGAAGCGATCGCAAGCAACTGTGATGCAGGCAACTCCGACTACATGGAGGCTGTTGCTAGCTGCTGGGTGGAGACCAAACAATGCTTTCCGCGCTTTCTGTGGTGGTGAGGCAATGCCTGTTGATTTGGCTGCCTCTCTCCTGAATAATGGGGTTGAGTTATGGAATTTTTACGGCCCCACCGAAACCACAATTTGGTCTGCGGTTAATCTAGTTAAACAAGCCGAGTCCGCACTTTCAATTGGTCAGGGCATTGCCAACACTTCAGTTTATATTTTGGATAAAGCAGGTCATCCGCTTCCTAAAGGGCTTGTCGGAGAGTTGTTTATTGGCGGAAATGGACTAGCACGGAATTATCGCAGAAAACCCAGTCTCACCGCCCTAGCATTTGTCCCCAATCCCTTCTCTCAAGAGCCAGGAGAGCGGCTGTATCGCACCGGAGACTTAGCACGTTTTTTATCAAACGGTGAAATTGAGTTTCTTGGGCGATCGGATTTCCAAACAAAAATTCGCGGTTTCCGCATTGAAATTAAAGAAATAGAAGTGGCGATTTCCGAGTTTCCCAGTGTGCAACAAAAAATTGTTGTGGTTGACTCTGGCGAAGACAACGAAAAACAGTTGGTTGCTTACATAGTTTGCGCTCCTGGTACAAAACCGACAATTGAAGCACTGCGGAATCACCTACAACAGCGCCTCCCAGATTATATGGTGCCGTCGCAGTTTGTTTTCCTAGATAAATTTCCCCTCACACTCAACGGCAAAATTGACCGCAAGGCGCTTCCCAAAGCTGAAATTAACAGAGAAAATCTCCAACTTGCCTTCGTTTCTCCCCAGACTCCTGAAGAACAAATCCTCGCAAAAATTTGGCAAAAAGTCCTGCGGGTAGATCGAGTTGGACGGTTTGATAATTACTTTGTTTTGGGTGGAGATTCTATCCGCAGCATTCATGTTTGTTCTTTGGCAGATGAAGCTAATTTTAAGTTAACACTAGAGCAAGTTTTCTCTCATCCGGTGCTGGCAGACTTAGCCGCATCAATGCAAGCAGAAACAAAAAAAGTTGCCCACAAAGTCATTCAGGAAAAACCGTTTGCACTTATAGCACTTGAAGATAGAGAAAAACTTCAGGATGTTGCACAAGACGCTTACCCACTGGCTCAATTGCAAGCTGGGATGCTGTTCCATAGCGATTTTGATGAAGGTGCAAAAACTTATAATGACCTTTTCAGTTTCAGAATTCGGATACCTTTTGATTTAAATATTTGGCAGCAAGCTTACACACAAATGTTTGACAGATACCCGATACTGCGTACTGCATTTGATTTAGGAAAATTCAGCCAACCGCTTCAGGTAATTCTCAAAGAAGTGCCAACGCAAATTTTATTTGAAGATTTAACTTCTCTGCCAGAATCGAAACAAGAAAATTATCTGAATTCATTCATTGATAAAGAACGTGGAAATGGATTCGATTGGTCAAAAGCACCATTGATGCGATTCTACATTCATCTTCTCGATCGCAATATCGTGCAAGCAACATTTGCTCTGCACCATGCGATCGTGGACGGATGGAGTCTGACCAATTTCATCACCGAATTCACAGGTTTATACCTGCATCTCATCGGTGCTAAAGTGCCTGTACCCCAAGCCCCCCCTGCACTCCAATACTCTAGATTTATCGCTTTAGAACAAAAAGCTTTAACCGACGATTCGCAGCGATTATTCTGGCAAAAGCAACTTCAAGAAATCCCCTTTACCCAAGTTCCACGCTTGAACGGTGCTGTTAGCCAAAATGCTCCCAGGCGGATGGCAAAAATTGATACTAAACTTCCTACGGAAATCTCACAATCTCTCAAGGCAGTCTCGAAACAGTTAGGTGTACCCCTAAGAACTGTATTGCTTGCCGTTCACATGCGTCTGCTTGCCTATTGTTCTGGAGAGAAGGAAGTTGTAACTGGATTGGTTAGCAACGGACGGCCGACAGAACTCGACGGCGACAGAGTTTTAGGGCTTTTCCTGAATACGCTACCATTTCGCCTAAAACTTCCTCGCGGTTCTTGGGTTAACCTGATTCAAGAAACATTTAGCGCCGAACAGGCAATAATGCCCAACCGTCGTTTCCCCTTTGCGGAAATTCAACGGATGCACGGCAATCAACCGCTTTACGAAAGTTCATTTAACTTTGTCCACTTCCACGTTTATAAAGGACTTCTGGGTTTGCGGGATGTGGAGTTGATTCAAGCGCAATCTTTCGCTGAAACCAATATACCCTTTAGCGTCAGTTGGAGCGAAGAAGTTGATTCTCCAGATTTAGTATTTAATATTACATATGACAGCAATGATTTTAATGGTGAGCAAGCTACTGCTTACGCCAATTATTGTGTCCAGATGTGTGCTGCACTTGCTACCAATCCCCAAGGGAATTTTGCCGGATATGAGGATGTAGGGGTACTCACATCTTGCACCCAGCTGAATATAACCCCCTCCCTGGTTGCAGAGATGGAGCTAGAGGGTGGGGTTCCCGGACTGGTGCATGAGATATTTGAACAACAAGCTGCAAATTCCCCAAACTCCCCTGCTGTCACAAGTGATAGCGAAACTTGGACGAGTCACAAATTAAACCAAAAAGCAAATCAATTAGCTCGGATTTTACGGAGTCGCCAGATTGGTGCTGATAAACCCGTGGGAATCTGTCTGGAACGCTCTTTGTTGATGGTTGTAGCGATTTTGGCGGTACTCAAAGCCGGCGGGTGTTATGTGCCTATTGACCCCGATTATCCCCCAGCCCGGATTCAAGGGATGATTGAGGATGCCAAAGCTAGTATTATCCTGACTCGCTCTGATTTGGGAGACAACCTTTTTGATAATTCCTCTGCACAGTTGGTATTTTTAGACCATTATTCTGAGTCAATTGCCGCTCAATCTTCAGAAAACCTAGAAATTCCAATTTTAGGCGAACATCTAGCCTACATAATTTTCACATCCGGCTCAACTGGACGGGCGAAAGGAATTGCCATTTCTCACCAAGCGATCGCTCATCATATGGCTTGGTTCTTGGATATATTTGCTGTTAATAGTTCCGACACAATTTTTCAAAAGACACCATTTAGTTTTGATGCCTCGGTATGGGAATTTTGGGCGGCTTTGATGAGCGGTGCAAAACTCGTAATCGCCAAACCCGGAGGACATCAAGACAACGCCTATCTTGTGGAAACTATCAAGCTAGAAAATGTCACCATTTTGCAAGTAGTACCCACCCTTTTAGAAGTTCTCGTTGCTGAACCAGGATTATCGGAATGCTCCAGCCTGCGTCTAGTCTTTGCAGGTGGGGAAGCACTGAAAAAACGCGTATGGGATGAATTTAATGGCACACTTTCTATACCCTTGATAAATCTTTACGGCCCAGCAGAAACGACTATTGATACTGCTTTCCACCGTTGTCGAGAAAGGGAAAATACGGTTACTATCCCGCTCGGCAATCCAGTACCCGACACTAGTTTATACATTCTTGATAGCGATCGCCTGCCCGTACCCATAGGAACACCAGGGGAGTCGTTTATTGCAGGGCCCCAATTGGCTCGCGGTTACTGGGAACAACCCAAACTTACCGCAGAATACTTTTTACCAGATCCATTCTCCTCAAATCCTGGTTCGCGGATGTACCGCACTGGGGATAGAGCCAGATATTTAATGGATGGTAAAATCGAGTTTCTCGGTCGTCTGGATACACAGTTGAAAATACGCGGCTTTCGGATTGAAACCAGCGAGATTGTCAAGATTCTCGAAAGCCATCCTTGGGTAGTGCGTGCAGTAACCAAAGCGATTTCCAGTCCCGACAAACCTACCCGTCTGGTTGCTTATGTGGAATGCAAAGCATCTCCAGAAAATTGGCAAGAAATATTGCGTTCCCAAGTACGCAACGCTCTGCCGGAATACATGATTCCATCGCTATTTGTCAGTTTGGATAGCTTCCCCTTGCTACCCAATGGCAAGATCAACCTGAATGCCCTACCAGATCCGCAGTCAGAAGAGACAGCAGTCAGAAGAAACTATGTCGCCCCTCGCAACGACACCGAAAATATCCTGAAAAACATCTGGCAAGAAGTACTGCATGTATCAAATGTGGGAATCGAGGATGATTTCTTTGAACTCGGTGGAGACTCTATCCTCTGTCTGCAAATCATCGCTAAAGCCCGTGCTGTTGGTATCCACTTTACCCCGCGAGATTTGTTTAACCATCTCTGCATTGCAGAACTTACGACTTGTGTCAACATATCGCAGGCAAAACCAGCTGCTTCCTTAATTCCTGTAGTGGGCGAGATACCGCTAACGACGATGCAGCAATGGTTCTTCCAGCAGTCATTACCTCATCCAGAACACTGGAATCAGGCGATTTTGCTAGATTTGAAACAAAAGTTTGCGACTGGGCAGGTGAGAACTGCTTTGGTGCAAATTGCCGAAAGTCACCAAGCCTTTAGCTTAAGATTCCGCAAAACAACTAAGGGGTGGACGCAACAGTTAGTAGATGATGCCAATATTTTAGGCTTTGATGTCGTTAACCTGACGAACCAAAGCTCAGAAGAATTGTCTGAACGTTTGCAAACAACAGCCAGCGAGTTTCAGGCGAAGCTAGATTTAGAAAGCGGGCCTTTGTTCCGTGCCGTTTATTTTCAAACAGATGAGAATACAACAGATAAGCTGCTGCTAATTATCCATCATTTAATTGTGGATGGTGTTTCGTGGCGGATAATTTTGCAAGACTTGGCTATTTCACTCACCGCTCCCCTCGCAAAACAGGAGAATCTCAGCGCCAGTTTCCCACAATGGGCAATGCAATTAAATTTCCTCAAACAAAATTCTCTTTGGGAGCAACACTTACCTTTCTGGGAGATGCAACAGGTAGAAAGCCCAACCCTACCTTTGGATTTTCCCGAAGAACTGCAAAATAATAAAGAAAATTCTGCCGCCCAAATTGAGTGCAATTTCAGCAATTCGGAAACTGAGAGTCTGCTTTACGAACTTCCCCGCACACGTAAAGCACGCATTCAAGAAGTACTACTAGCGGTTCTTCAAGACGCGGTGACAGAGTGGACTGGTGAATCAAAGATGGTTGTCGCCCTAGAAAGTCACGGACGGGAAAATCAATTTACTGAAGTCGATGTCTTTAATTCTGTAGGCTGGTTTACCTCTATTTTTCCATTCAAGCTGGAGAAAAGAACAGACGACTTGCTGGAAAATCTCCAAACTGTGAAAGAACAGTTAAGAAAGTTACCCGATAACGGATTTTCTTACGGAATACTCCGTCAAAAACCAGAATTAACCCCTATTCTACCGAAAATACCCGCAGGTATTGTCTTTAACTACCTTGGGCAATTCGATGATAATTTCCCAGAAGCAGCACCCTTTGTTCCCTCATCAGCAGACTCAGGAATTTCTCGCAATTTAGAAGGGATGCGTCCCTTCCAATTGGAAGTGACTGGTTTGATAGTCAACAGCCAACTACATATTCGGTTTGTTTACAGCAAAGCTTTGCATCGTGAAGAAACAATCCGTCATTTGGCAGATAGCTTTTACACAGGTTTTGTCAAGCTGTTGGCAGAAAGCCGAAGCAAACCACAGAATTGGACACCTGCGGATTTCCCGCTCGCTGCTGTGAATAACGAACAACTTAGCATGGCTTTGGCGGGAACTTCTGGGGTAGAAGATATCTATCCCCTTGCCCCAGTTCAAGAGGGAATGCTTTTCCACGCCAACTACGAATCTGAAAACGGCGTTTACCTCCAACAGGTGACTGGTGAAATTCAGGGAGATATCGATACAGCAGTCTTCCACAAAGCTTGGGAACATTGTATCAACCGTCACCCTAGTTTGCGTGCTTCATTTGTGTTGCGCGATTTACCTCAACCGCTTCAGCGAATTCACCAATCGGTAAATTTACCTTTCGTTTGGGAAAATTGGTCTGAACTTACGACCGATCAAGCAACAATTAAATGGACGGAACTCTTAGAAAAAGACCGGCGACAAGGTTTTTCTTTGGAGACGGTTCCATTGATGCGCTTGACTTTAGTGAAGCTTGAGGAACAGAAATGGCGGTTTTTGTGGACTCACCATCATCTGATTTTAGATGGTTGGTCATTACCTCTGGTTTTGGGGGATGTTATCACCAGTTACAACGCCGAAAAACAGGGACTTCAACCCAACTTACCCAGACCACCAGTTTACCGTGATTTTATTACGTGGCTGAGAAAAACAGAATCCACAGCAGCAGAATCCTTCTGGCGTCGGGAACTCAACGGTTTGCACCAAGCAACTACCCTCGGCTTCAAGTCAGCCAAATCCTCTGATTATCAAACCCTGCAAACAACTCTGGGCAAACAGACTTACAGCCAACTGGTGGCATTTGCAAGAGAAAATCAGGTAACACTTAGTACCTTAGTCCAAGCTGCTTGGAGCATTCTCTTAAGTCGATATAGCTTTTCTAATGAGGTTATTTTCGGTGTCACCGTGTCTGGGCGTCCTCCAGATTTAGCTAATTCCGCAGAAATGGTTGGTTTATTTATTAACACTTTACCATTGCGCGTCAGATTAGATGCCGCCACACCATTAAAGAATTGGTTACAATATCTGCGCGATCGCACCTCGGAAATCAACCAATACTCATCCAGTCGGTTAGTGGATATTCAAGGGTGGAGTGAGGTTCCGCGAGGACAACCGTTGTTTGAATCTATCGTGATTTACGAGAATTATCCTGTAGAAGCAAGTCTGCGTCAAAATGCTGGCGAACTGGCGGTACATTCGGTTCAGTGTTTGGAAAAAAATCATTACCCCCTCAGCCTCTATGCTTTACCCTCTACGGAAGATTTAACGCTCTCTATTGCTTTCCAAAACAATGTCGGGGATGAACAACAGCGCCAACAATTAATCCAGCAACTTGCTCAAATTCTCCGAAGATTTGCCTTAGAGCAACCGCAATTTGTTGGCGAAATCGGACTACTAAGTAAAACTGAAGAACGGGATTTGTCCACAAAAGCCTTCTTCCAATCCAAAGTTTATCCATTTGCCCCCGTACAAGAACTATTCAGCCAGCAAGCTGCTGTGACTCCCGATGCTCCAGCAGTTCTATCGGCAACAAAATCCCTAACCTACGCAGAATTAGAAAGCAAGTCTAACCAAATCGCCCAGGCGCTACTTCAACTCGGAGTCACAAAGGAGACATTAGTTGCAGTCTGTCTAGAACGGCACGCAGGTTTGCTCGTCGCACTTCTGGGTATTCTGAAAGCAGGAGCCGCCTATGTACCATTAGATCCATCCTTCCCATTGGAAAGATTGGATTTCATGCTTGCGGATAGCCGCGCCGCCGTAATTATTACAGAAGATACTCTTGTAACCAAAATTTCAACAACATCTGCGATCGTTCTGTTGCTCGACGAATGCGGGAACCCCGCTTTTCAGGAGAGGGTCGGTCGGGGCTTAATGCCAGATGTGAGCGTCACAATTTCCCAAAAGCCAGACTTGCCCAACAGCAAATCCTCTAGCCAGGATTTAGCTTACATAATTTATACCTCTGGCTCTACTGGAAAACCCAAAGGCGTACAGATATCTCATGGCGCACTCACCAATTTACTCTTGAGCTTTTGCGATCGACCTGGACTTGCCGCAACTGACACTTTAGTAGCAGTTACAACCTTATCCTTTGACATCTCAATGCTGGAACTATTTCTGCCATTGATTGCCGGAGCTAGGCTAGTTGTGGCAGACCGGGAAACAGTACAGGATGGATTTAAGTTAGGGGAATTACTGAACAAAACCCAAGCAACCGTAATGCAGGCAACACCATCTACATGGAGACTGCTGCTTGCCGCAGGTTGGCAACCGAAAGCTAGTTTTCGTGCTTTGTGCGGTGGTGAGGCGATGCCCGTTGATTTGGCGGCATCGCTCCTCGAAAATAAAATTGAACTATGGAATGTTTACGGCCCAACCGAAACCACAATTTGGTCTGCGGTTAACCTTGTGAAGCAACCAGAGGACGCTTTGTCCATTGGGTGCGGGATTGCCAACACATCAATGTATATTCTCGATCGGGCGCTGAATCTAGTGCCTCGCGGAGTTATTGGGGAACTGTATATCGGTGGAGCCGGACTAGCTAGGGGCTATCGCGGAAGACCAGATTTAACTGCTGACCGATTTATTCCCAATTTCTTTTCCCAAGAACCGGGAGAAAGGCTGTATTGCACTGGTGACTTAGCCCGTTTTCTGCCCAACGGCGAGATAGAGTTCCTTGGTCGTTTAGATGACCAAGTAAAAATCCGCGGCTACCGGATCGAACTTGGAGACATTGAAACCGTTTTGGAAAATCATCGCAGCATTGCCCAAGCAATTGTCCAACCCTTTGGGGATGGTTTAAACAAAAAACTTGTGGCTTATCTTGTCGCTAAATCCGATGTCGAAAAACCCACCCCCGAAACCCTAAGAGCATACGTACTAGAAAAATTACCAGATTACATGGTTCCTGGTGCTTGGGTATTGTTGGATGCCATGCCTTTGACACTCAATAATAAAGTTGACCGACGTGCTTTACCCGCACCTTCTCAACTTCGTTCCGAAGTCGATTACATAGCACCCAGAAATGCCATTGAATCAGCCTTGGCAGAAATTTGGCAGGAGATGATGCACATATCTAGGGTGGGAGTAAAAAATAACTTCTTCGACCTCGGTGGACATTCCTTGGTAGCAGCGCAAATACACGCTCGCATGAGAAAAGCATTCTCCATAGAACTATCATTGCGAGAATTATTTGATGCCTTAACGATTGAGAAAACTGCGCTGCTTTTAATAGCAAAAGAAACTTCACCAGGGCGTACTGAAAAGATAGCACTAGCATTTTTACGGATGAAACAGATGACACCAGAAGAAAAAGCCATACTTTTGCAAACGAAACGCACTAAATCCTAA